A portion of the Bombina bombina isolate aBomBom1 chromosome 9, aBomBom1.pri, whole genome shotgun sequence genome contains these proteins:
- the LOC128640372 gene encoding uncharacterized protein LOC128640372: MPAAKGGGQQKHDQCKDPCQQQGHGSQGQGGHGHGGQDHGGQGHCDQGHGGQDHGGQGHGGQGHGGQGHCDQSQGGQGHGGHGGQGHCDQGHGGQSHGEQGHGGKGHGDQSHGGQGHGGQGHGSQGHGGQSHGGQGHGGQGGQSHGGQSHGGQGHGGQGLGGQGHGGQGGHC; this comes from the exons ATGCCTGCAGCCAAAGGAGGAGGACAACAGAAACACGATCAATGCaagg ATCCTTGCCAACAACAAGGTCATGGCAGTCAAGGACAAGGGGGTCATGGACATGGAGGCCAGGATCATGGAGGTCAAGGGCATTGTGATCAAGGTCACGGAGGTCAAGACCATGGAGGCCAAGGGCATGGAGGTCAAGGTCATGGAGGTCAAGGGCATTGTGATCAGTCTCAGGGCGGACAAGGTCATGGAGGTCATGGAGGTCAAGGGCATTGTGATCAAGGTCACGGAGGTCAAAGTCATGGAGAACAAGGTCATGGGGGCAAAGGGCATGGAGATCAAAGTCATGGAGGCCAAGGGCATGGTGGACAAGGACATGGAAGTCAAGGTCATGGAGGTCAAAGTCATGGAGGCCAAGGGCATGGAGGTCAAGGAGGTCAAAGTCATGGAGGCCAAAGTCATGGAGGCCAAGGGCATGGAGGTCAAGGTCTTGGAGGCCAAGGGCATGGTGGACAAGGAGGTCACTGTTAA